CAGAGAGTATGGTCCCTCCCACTTCACTGTACTGGCTTTTCCCTGCAACCAATTTGGAGAATCAGAGCCTAGTTCAAGCCAGGAAGTGGAATCTTTTGCCAAAGAAAACTATGGAGTAACCTTTCCTGTTCTCCACAAAATCAAGATCCTAGGATCAGAAGCAGAGCCTGCCTTTAAATTTCTAATAGgtaactgttttcttttatttatcaAGCTGCCTGTAACAATAGTATTCTCCCTAAATTTTGGTCTGAGTTTGCTTGTCAGGAGACTTTGTTATCTTTGTAGTCTATGGAGAAAAACGGGCACTCAGCATACAGTTCATTTTGTTCAACTGTGCATATCAAAAATATTGTCTGAGGAATTACACTGTCAAAGCATTGATTTCTTCAATGTTGTTTATACAAGAACTGCCTTCTGAGACCCACCCAGATAATAATATCCATTTTGTCAGTGTAAAAACTTGAATGCAAACACCCCCCCCTTCAAAATCCCATTTCAGATATGTGACTTTTCTGGAAAACCAGCTTTTCTAATGGACAAATGTAACTATGGGGGGTCTTGAAATTCCTGGAAGATTTACATAAACACATGCTGATGAGAAGATACCTGATTTAGCAGTCACATATCCACCTTCATGTAAACTGAATCATAAAAAAGGATTATATATACTGTAGTTGAATATAGTCACTCATTTGCATTCATTTGTCATGTTAACCTCCAGTCCTGGCATGAAAAACCAGCTTGCACAAatactcttttaaaataaacctttacTTTGAGCCTCATACTCTCACAAGCAAAACGAAACCCTCCTCAGTTGACCAAAGAGCCCACCGATCCAAAGCCAACCTTAAAAGCCTCTCTGAATTTTCCTGAGCTTTAGCCTTCACACTAAACACTGATACATGAAAGAAAGGATAATTAGAACATAATCCTTTTCTGTCATAGCATTTTAACTAGAAAATAAAGTAGAAGCATCACCTGAATTCCATCTGCCTGCCCCAAGACAGGATCACATTTATCCAAATCTGTACTTCAGACTGTTACAGTATTAGATTCCTAAAAATCCCAACCTACCCCAATACTTAACAGCTTCTCTTGTCAGAAAGCAATTTCAACATCCAAATGAAATTTTGCTTACACCACTTGCTGTTGTCATGTTCTCTGGGATACCTCTTATGCttattgtttttgttattattatttagaaGTCATTTAAGTCATCATTGTTGTCACTGTAACAGTGTTCTCTTCCCACCTCCCCTTAGGCATGTCACCAAAGACCTCAGGGAAAGCCTTATCTTGCCTGATGTCCAGTGGAATTAATGGATATACTCTGGCTGTGCATTAGAAAGGAGCTCATTAGAAAGCTCATTAGAAAGGAGACTTGAGCACGTAGGTACTAGCTGGGTGGGATGAATCCAGATTCTACCTACTAGTGCAATCAGTATCAGACATTAATACCTATACAGGAACAGAACAGCTATATTCActctttttgttgttatttgaAGTCATGTTCACACACAAGGAGAAAGAGCCTCTGATACTTAAATATTCTGATATAAGGTCTTTTCCTGCACTCTGCTGCTTCACATGGAATTACTAATTTCAATTAAAGAAGcacttgttttcttcatgtaCCTGTCTTGACAATCAAAAGGTTGAACATCTTCAAACCCCCTGTAACTGTGGCTACTAGCTACGATTTGTCTAGCACTGTCAATCTAGTGAAAGAAGAATCCACTGGCAGCATAAACATGGTGCCAAGGCCTTTACACAATTGCTCCTGTAGCTGTCATAGCAATAGGGCATTTTCTTAGACCAGAGCAAGGTTTGTGGGCTCATGTTTCTGATGATGTCCAGCTTCCTATGTGTTTGTACTTTTTACGAGTCATTCATAAGCATTAATGAACACTGGGAGAATATTAGTAGATGGAATTATGTTGCTTCAAGACTGATCCTAGCTACAAGAACTtagtaaaaatataattactaGCTAGGTCAGAGCTTTCACAACATGAGTTTTACTACACCCATTTGCTTGCCATGGTATCCCCTTACAGTCATTACATTACAAATGTAGTACAATGACAAAATTCATCCCATTGCTTCCAAAAATCAGTGTAGGACTATGTACTTTTCCCTGCTGCTATCCACTCAAAATTTCCTGGATTTTTCTAGTTCTCTAAAAAAGAGGTTTCCTCCTAAACCTGTGAGACTTTCCAGAGACAAAGCCAGAGTCAAGAAACTGCTTCTGCCTCCTCTAAAGAGCCACATAGTTTCCTGATAGTCCTTGGATCTCAGAAGTTACCTTGCCAGGTATTCATGATAGTAAATATATCTGTAAAGTTTTGCCACATGGTATGAAAGATTAATTAAGCCACCATCAGTATGACTAGGTCCTACTCCCATTTCACTTTTCCTACACTGACATAAAAGGAGAAATTTCCCAAATAAGTATGCAGCCTTCATATCCTCCTCCCTAGGAAGGAGAGCCCAGTAAAAGCAGGAACTCTTAACCAGTTTCATAAGAAGGGGAGAGCATATTTCACTTCCTACTTTTCAGATCATTAACCCCAACCAGAAAATCAGATGGCCAGGCTATTACCAAAGAACAGGATGGGATCACTTCAACAGAAATTGTTGAAGACCACTGCAAATTAATATAACAATGTCAAGTGTAAGTCACTAAAATGATATGATGCTATTCTTACAGATTCTTCAAAGAAAGAGCCTCGATGGAATTTCTGGAAGTACCTTGTCAGCCCTGATGGTAAAGTTGTGAAATTCTGGAGACCTGAAGAGCCCATAGAAAGTATCAAGCCAGAAGTAGCCTTATTAGTCAGGCAGATTAtagtgaaaaaaagagaagaccTCTGAAAAAGCCCATTCACACTATGAATCCACTCAACAGCATGAGTACACAGCTTTACTACATTCACAAGAAATGCTGCTAGCAGCTAATATATCAGGTGACTCTGATTCTCTTTGGTGTCACAGCTACACAGTGACTGCTAATGTTGGAATGGTTACCAGCCTTAAGAACCACTGAGAGAGAATGGCAAAGCTCCGTACCTTGCAGAGGTCGACCTTCAATTTGAATGAGGTTTCTGTATGTTTCTTTAAATTGCTGATAACAGCAAATTACTGTTACCAGTAACTGCTGATAACTGGCTAATTACAATTGTGACAAGCTGGGATGTAGTTAAAAATAAGAGTATTTGTTGATAATTTCTCAGTATTTGCACAGATGAGTTTGTTTCCAACCCACCAGTAACAAATATAATTTGATACTCCATTAACACACAACTGCCCTGACTGAAAGACATGGGGCACAGAGGTATTATATCAGGGTTTTTAGAGACAAATGCAACTGAAGATACCAGCTTTGCAGTATCTTCTTGAGGAAGATAATTGACTTGTGAAACTGTCAACTTAGTTGTAAAAAACTgtacatagaaaataaaattattagaagaacaagaaaaaactgtgaaaatatttcccttcattcccaatatttattttgattaattttgcaGTTCACCCTTACAGCAATGCCTTTAACCTTCTTAGCCTTCTCCATACATTTGCACTGTAGCACAGTGTCTCAGATGTGAGTTCATCTCCTGCCAGATTTCCAGTCTTCTGGCATGGACAAAGGCAGGGCCTGTGTGAATATATATGGTTACTTATAGTGGAATTCAGAGGGCCACAAAAAGAACAGTCTGACACTCTTAACAGACAGCTTTCTGAAAACAGTCCAAGACAATTCTCCCCAACATCTATCTCTTATCTCTGGAATAAAACAACAGTATTCAAGTAGATGTAGAAGAAGGGGGTGCATGTTCATCCCTCAAGCCCTGCTTTTCTCACCTCACAGTCTCCCCAGTCCTGCATGCAACTGCAAACACGTCTCCAGTTCTGATCCTCTGTTCTATTTCAAACTGCCtagagtttttttatttatctgcttGATGAAGGGAGACagcaaactgaaatacaaagaaCTTCATTCCAGCTGTCCAAGTCTTAACAGAGGGATGAGAGAATAGAAATGAGAGAAATCAGCGTTTCAGAAGTTTTCTACATGAAAAAAGGACCGGAAGCATTAGTGCTGTTCTCTTGTAAGACTAATGGTGACTGAAAATACCTGCAGTGCTTCAAAACACTTTCCAATAGTGGCAGCCACtaaactgtattaaaaatgcaagaattcaaaagcaatttctagaagtattttctcattcATCTAGGAAATTAATGGcaaatttcacagaaaaccCCTGAAGGATAAGGACATAAAAAGAACTTAAAAGATTGAGTAATGATACTTATGTGGAGGATTAAAAAGTTAACCCTCAGTAATGACAACTGTCCCTTTGGAAAGGAAGTCAAACATTATACATGACAATTTCACCCACTCTGACTTTCAGAGATCAGTTTTGGAGACCCTCTGCAAGGGTCTAATTAGTTCAAatgtgcctgctgctgctgttttagaCCAACCTCTGAGCTGTTTGCCATTAGCAAGATTCCATGTCCAGTCTTCCAGTTCCTGTTCTTATGTTCAAGTCTTGTGTTTTACTCCAGTCTGCTTAAATGTGCACAGTTCCAGCCTTGGGAAGACTTAGTGGAACATGTTCAGGTGATTTTTCTCGTATGTCTCCTTGCTGCTTTGATAGAGCAGGAAGGGAACCATGATATGGATCGTTCCCCTTTACTGGGAGCAGTCTAAATTCTGCAGACCTAAGTGGGAGAACAGAATGTTTTTCCCATAAATGGTGGATGATATCTTTACTTGAAATCATACATGACTAAAATATGCATGTCCATTCATGTGCACTGCTGTAGTGCCCTGCTTTTGGTATCTGCATAAAAAAGGTTACATGTAAAGAAATATTGGGTGCTGTTAGtggaacagctgaaaaaaacaatttcagtCCTGGTATTGCCTAAGAGTTACTCAGCATATGGGAAATTTCACCCAAGTCCTCTAAATACCCTgtgaaaaaagagaacagagcagCATCAACTTCTAGTTTGAAAGAGATGAGAAGAGAGGGAAGCTTGCACAGCTTGCTTCTGATACACTCAGTAAAGCTcatattctgtttttcaaaggGATACACTGTAATCTTAAATAACTCAATGCCAGCACTAAGACCAAGTATCTTTCCTGGTATTCAGAAATAGCATGGGATATCAGCAAATGAGTGAACAGAATTATTTAACTCACTGCTTCCTGAATTTGAGTTTTACCTCAGATTCCTAGAAAACAATGGTATTACctgggaaaacagaaattaaatctcTTATTTCTCTTATTGTTCCATCACAATACAGTACAATAGTCTTTGG
The DNA window shown above is from Calypte anna isolate BGI_N300 chromosome Z, bCalAnn1_v1.p, whole genome shotgun sequence and carries:
- the GPX8 gene encoding probable glutathione peroxidase 8 isoform X1 encodes the protein MEPLKTTNPLKYSVPKARVFAVFLSVVLCTAILCLLQLRFFKPRIKDFYSFEVKDSRGRTISLEKYRGKATLVVNVASYCQHTDKNYIALQELYREYGPSHFTVLAFPCNQFGESEPSSSQEVESFAKENYGVTFPVLHKIKILGSEAEPAFKFLIDSSKKEPRWNFWKYLVSPDGKVVKFWRPEEPIESIKPEVALLVRQIIVKKREDL